The Diceros bicornis minor isolate mBicDic1 chromosome 1, mDicBic1.mat.cur, whole genome shotgun sequence sequence GTGACAGCGGGAACCCACCACTCAGCAGCAACATGTCACTGAGCATATTCGTGCTGGACCAGAATGACAACACACCAGAGATCCTGTACCCCTCGCTTCCCACTGACGGTTCCATGGGTGTGGAGCTGGCACCTCGCTCTGCAGAGCCTGGCTACCTGGTGACCAAAGTGGTGGCAGTGGACAGAGACTCAGGCCAGAACGCCTGGTTGTCCTACCGCCTGCTCAAGGCCAGTGAGCCAGGGCTTTTCAAGGTGGGGCTGCACACAGGCGAGGTGCGCACAGCGAGGGCCCTTCTGGACAGAGATGCCCTCAAGCAAAGCCTGGTGGTGGCAGTCCAGGACCATGGCCAGCCCCCTCTCTCGGCCACTGTGACTCTCACCATGGCGGTGGCTGACAGCATCCCTGATGTGCTGGCTGACCTGAGCAGCATCAGGACCCCTGCCAATTCTGATGATTCGGATCTCACGTTGTACCTGGTGATGGCAGTGGCCGCGGTCTCCTGCGTCTTCCTCGCCTTTGTCATCGTGCTCCTGGCGCTCAGACTGTGGCGCTGGCACAGGTCTCACCTGCTCCAGACTTCAGGAGGCGGGTTGGCGGGCGTGCCCACCTCACACTTTGTGGGCATGGACGGGGTGCGGGCTGTCCTGCAGACCTATTCCCACGAGGTCTCTCTCACCGCAGACTCACGGAAGAGTCACCTGATCTTCCCTCAGCCCAACTACGCGGACACACTCATCAGCCAGGAGAGCTGTGAGAAAAAGGATCCCTTGTTAACATCCCTAGATTTTCATGAATGTAAGGATGAAGGCCAAAGTATTCAGGTGagttcagtcattcatttatctttatattGTTGAGGATTTATATCTTGTGTAAATTTCTTTATCATTTTGCGAAACAAGTGTTTCGAAGATGGGGTGAAAAAAACTTTAAAGAGGTAAAGCAAGTTTAACAGTTTATTTCAGTGGTGATACTTTAACACAGAACACTTATTGACATAGGTTTTGGTATCATTTCCATAGTGAAAGCCTATGGGCAAGATTGTGAATAAGTCAACTATCACATTTTGATACCTTCCACCTATTTTCCACTTGGTGTTCttaatttgtgtattttataaatgagaatgaATTGTTATGTCCTTCTCATTGCACTAAGTTAACAAGAGGAAAATACACCTCAGCCTACTTCTCAGGATTCTCTTTAGATCAGATTTTACAAGGTTCTTAAAGATTTTGTTCAGTTTGAAGACTTTTTCCATGTCCTGCTTCTGCCTCTATGTACTTCAACTTGGTGGCCttgaaaatctcagtggcttcccGACCTATTTAAAGCATAATCATATATTAAAGTCAGGTCCTGGTGGAAGGTTAGGTTGATGCCTGAAGAATGAAATATGTGCATCAAGCGTTACTAAGATCTATATCAATGACAGACATGGAGTCTAATGTCACACTATAGGTTATTGtccaaaaccaataaaatatgacatcaaataAAATGTCATTTCAAGTGTTGTAAGTGGCATTTGTGAACTAGGCAGTTACATGTTTTAACACAAAATTCCAATGTGCTGTTTTAGTGGTGCAGCCATGTGAAGTGTGTCTGTGGGCTCTCCAAGTGGGATACTGGGGATGCTGGCATTATGAAACGATCATTCCGTATGCTCAAGTCCTAGACCAGTAGTTCACTCTACTTATTGGGTCTGCTGAAAAATTCAGTTAGAAATAATCTAATCTGGTATTAACTACTTCTCTACCCTTTGTGTAACATTTCAGTAAAGCCCAATGTATCAATTGATTAGCATCAGGAAGGGGATGATGACAAGGTAATCTTGTTTACTGGGACCTTTGGAGAGTtaattaaaacagcatttttTCTAGCATAGCGTTGTGTTTGGTGGTATTTTGCCTATAAAGGGCTGTGCAATAGTGTGGGAGTATATTTCATATATTCTGCAATGTTCAGATGTACAATCACTTGGGGAGAAGACAATGTTATTGACACTTTGTGAAACAGAAATGTGATTATCAggtatttcaaaaaagaaaatctcccaACCAAATTTATTAGAtgctttaaagtatttttaaacaaaagggAGAAATCATTACTAAACTCAGCGAGCTATTATGGATAAACTTTTGTAGGGTCTATTTCCTTCAATTGAGGTCTTCGTGGAATGTTACATAAGTGCAGAAGTGAGAACCATTGCAGTAGACTGCACTTAGTGACTTTGTGTTGCAAGGCAAAATATTATTCCCCTGGTAACTTTGAAGACTGATGCTACCTTTTGTAACCAGGAAACTAATTGTGCGATGAGGAAGAGAGGGATAGGCTAACTCGTTTCTGGCTACGTCACTTCCTTAACTGAGATAGCGTAAGTGAAAATCAGGTAATATTACCATAAAGAAATCACTGAAACTATTTTGGAAGAAGAGTAGAGTTTGGATATAAGTATAAATTGTGCCCTTTTTAAGACATAATTTCAGCATTACAGGTGCTTtctgaaaaaatagaaatgaatcaGCATAAAGTTacccaaaaattaaagaaaaacaagaagaaaagtaACAAAGAAAGAGGGATAAAACTTTATCCAATGTATTGCTAATTAATAAGTGTTCAAAATTACTGTACTCTGAGATCGTTTAGGCCACATTTGTGTTATAGTCATCTTTCTATTACGAGTGTGGATTTGAAGATTGGAAATGATTATGTCAACATATAGATGTTTATGTATTAAATATACGTGATTTCTCTAAAAACCTGGAAAGTTGGGATATGGACGTTTCTAACAGTAGAAATTAAACGTTATTAAATATATAGACGTATAAAAATAGTTTGTTCAGTTAGGCACACGGTTATAATTATCCTAGCTGGTTCCACTGCAGCAGCAGAGGCTGCAGTGTCCTAGTGCAGACTCTGGGCGCCGCTGTTGGCCAAAGTGGAGAGCTTGGAGCTACTGATCTCCTTGCGCAGCCGCAGCGTACTTGCCCCAGCTCAGACTCGCTAGTGCGAGCCTTTACACCGCTTCTTCCTCTGGAAAAGGAGAAACTCTGACCACTACGAAGGAAATAAAGCCTGTTCGGAGCTCCGGACATCTGCAACGCCGAGATTATTTGTAATCTGGCGTCTCCAGGCCGGTGAGCAAACTAAGGGGAGCAAGAAGGATGGGGAGCGGCGCTGGGGAGAAAGGCTGGGCTGAGAGGCGATCGGTGCTCTTTCCCTTCCTGCTGTCTTTGTTCTGCCCGGCGGCGCTCTCTGAGCAGATCCGCTACAGGATTCCCGAGGAAATGCCCAAGGGCTCGGTGGTGGGGAACCTCGCCAAGGACGTGGGACTGAGTGTCCTGGAGTTACCAACTCGAAAACTGCGCGTCAGTTCGGAGAAGCCTTACTTCACTGTGAGCGCAGAGAGCGGGGAGTTACTTGTGAGCAGCAGGCTAGACCGGGAGCAGATATGCGGGAAGAAGCCAGCTTGTGCTCTGGAGTTTGAGGCTGTTGCTGAAAACCCATTGAACTTTCATCACGTGAATGTGGAGATCGAGGATATTAATGACCACACGCCAAAATTCATGCAAAATTCCTTTGAGCTGCAAATAAGTGAGTCCACAAAGCCTGGGGCACGGTTTATTTTAGGATCTGCCCATGATGCAGATATTGGTACCAACTCACTACAGAATTACCAGCTCAGTCCTACTGATCATTTCTTACTCGTGAATAAAGAGAAATTAGATGGCAGTAAATACCCGGAGCTGGTACTGAAGATGCCTTTAGACCGGGAAGAGAAGAGGTCCTACCACTTAATCTTGACTGCCTTGGACTTCGGGGATCCACCCCTAAGCAGCACTGTACAGATACAGGTCCTAGTGACTGATGCCAATGATAACCCTCCAGTGTTCAGCCAGGAACTATACAGGGTGGGCCTTCCAGAAAATGTGTTCCCAGGCACCACTGTGCTTCGAGTGTCGGCCACCGACCAGGATGAGGGTGTCAATGCCGAGATCACTTTCTCTTTCACTGAAGCAGGCCATATCACCGAGTTTGACCTGAATTCTAATACTGGGGAAATTACTATTCTAAATACGTTAGATTTTGAGGAAGTCAAAGAATATTCCATAGTTTTGGAAGCAAGGGATGGTGGAGGAATGATTGCGCAATGTACCGTGGAGATAGAAGTCCTAGACGTAAATGACCATGTCCCAGAAGTAATATTCCAGTCTCTGCCAGATCTTATTATGGAGGACACCAGTTTGGGAACACACATAGCTTTGCTCAAAATCCGTGACAAGGATTCTGGACACAATGGAGAAGTTATTTGTAAATTAGAAGGTGTAGTTCCATTTAAACTACTCTCTTCTTCAAGAAACACGTATAAGTTAGTGACAGATGGAGTTCTAGACCGCGAGCTGACCCCTGAGTACAATGTGACCATCACAGCCACTGACAGGGGCAAGCCGTCCCTATCCTCCAGCACTACCATCACCCTGCACATCGGAGATGTAAATGACAACGCGCCGATTTTCGATTTTCGAACAGGCCTCCTACCTGGTCCACGTGGCGGAGAACAACCCTCCTGGAGCTTCCATCGCGCAAGTCAGCGCCTCCGACCCCGACCTGGGACCCAACGGCCGCGTCTCCTACTCCATCTTGGCCAGCGACCTGGAGCCGAGGGCGCTGTCGTCCTACGTGTCGGTGAGCGCGCAGAGCGGGGTGGTGTTCGCGCAGCGCGCCTTCGACCACGAGCAGCTGCGCGCCTTCGACCACGAGCAGCTGCGCGCCTTCGAGCTGACGCTGCAGGCCCGCGACCAGGGCTCGCCCGCGCTCAGCGCCAACGTGAGCCTGCGCGTGTTGGTGGGCGACCGCAACGACAACGCGCCCAGGGTACTGTACCCGGCGCTGGGGCCCGACGGCTCGGCGCTCTTCGACACGGTGCCGCGCGCCGCGCAGCCTGGCTACCTGGTCACCAAGGTGGTGGCGGTGGACGCCGACTCGGGACACAACGCCTGGCTGTCCTACCACGTGCTGCAGGCCAGCGAGCCAGGACTCTTCAGCCTGGGGCTGCGCACGGGCGAGGTGCGCACGGCGCGTGCTTTGGGCGACCGGGACTCAGCGAGACAGCGCCTGCTGGTCGCTGTGCGTGACGGGGGACAGCCGCCTCTTGCGGCCACCGCCACGCTGCACCTGGTTTTCGCTGATAGTCTACAAGAGGTCCTGCCAGACCTCAGCGACCGCCCGGTGCACTCTGACCCCCAGGCTGAGCTGCAGTTTTATCTGGTGGTGGCTTTGGCCTTGATCtccgtgctctttctcctggCAGTTATTCTGGCCATTGCCCTGCGCCTGCGACGTTCCTCCAGCCCCACTGCCTGGGGCTGCTTTCAGCCTGGTCTCTGTATCAAGTCCGGACCTGTGGTTCCCCCCAACTACAGCGAAGGGACTTTACCTTATTCCTACAATTTGTGCATTGCCCATACTGGAAAGACAGAGTTCAATTTTCTAAACTGTAATGAGCAGTTGAGTTCAGGAGGAGACATACTTCGCAGTGATTTATCTGGGGCCTTATTTCCGCTTTGTAATTCCAGTGAGTCAGCCTTCCATCAGGTGAGTTTCCTTTAAGCATAACCTGCTTCTTATGGTCTACCCAGTTCTCCATATTCACATGAAAACATACAATTTTTAGATTCAAAAGTTGTTTTTAAGAAAGCTGTAGCCAGTCAAAGAGCTGTTATACCATTCTTCAAGGGAGGTTGAAGTAGGAGCAATTGTGTTTCTTTAGGGGTGTTTTACCAGACTCAGCTTTACAAAGCAGTGAGGGTGTGGTTTTATCTACAAAGGGAAACGGACAATATTAAAGGCTCTCGCATAAAAGCTAATGAgatttttccctaaaattttctTCCTATTGCTTAAtatatgatgatttttttttcagtttgaacATGCTGTAAATGTAAAAGTAGGCAGTCATTTAAATGAACCTTTAAagcaaaaaatttttaactaaatCTTAACTGATTTAACTGTTATGGTTTCCATACTAATCTGATGTTTCATTTCTTATATTTACCTCCCTTTTGTTTCAAAGCTCCTAGAATAAGGTATTTTAACCTGGATTTTTATGTAGATGGATTCATTGTAATTGTGTGCAATGGACTGTGTGGGTGTGTAAAATCACTTGAATGAGCAGTAGGTCCCTCATCAGAAGATAAAAGTGTATTCTCCTTACTTGCTGCATAGGATTTCAGGGTTAATCTGTATTCAAGCACATTCTGTAGGCTCCTCCATCAAAGAAAAGACGTTTTTGCCTCTGTTGCTCCTCTCACACACCTTGTGTATAATTTTTGAACTGTCTTTTTTTGCAGCCCTAAACTAATAAAGCTAGAGGTCTTCTAGTCATTCTACTATCTCTgggagaaaaatagagccttgaaTTCTTCAAATTTTAGACAAAATTGCCAGTCTGATGTGCATACAAGTATATACACAAAATGATAATACATTGTATTAGCTTTTGCTAGATTTCCTGTTAGTAACTGCTTCCTTATGTGTTCCTTACTTTTTTGTGATTCTTTTGGTCAAAGTACTAACTAAGGTAAAAATAACTTTAGAATGTATGTCTATCTTAAGAAGTTAATTAAGTCTACTTTAAAATGTAATCATCTCATTGGTGGAAGAATGGGATGGagatttgcttttcattttatattcatttgtacttttcaagtattttctattcaaatagaaaaaatataaataatttaaataaaacagcAAAATAGTATAATCTCTgataaaacttgaaaataaaagcaCTTATCCTGTTAAAATTTCACAATATCAATGTGAAAACATTATCAATGTATAATTgacattttataaagaaaattaaaaagtaacaaCTCTATAGAAAGCTTACTATAATGATTAATTGGTTTAAACCAAATAAAAACTTCTTGTGTCAGTCATCTCCAATAGGTCTATTTTAGtctaaaaatgaattaatttccAGTGACAACTGGAGTTCTTACTTGTTTGATAATAGATATTGAAGACATTTATAATAAAGCTTAGAccataataagaaataaaattttaatactttattttttaaaaaagtaaatgtattCCATAAACTTGAGTAATTTAATGATGCTAACCCATAAATCTGATTATTTAATAATACTTTGTAAGGGTTTAACCCTACTTCATCCCACGCTTCTTggcaattacttttaaaatattaatttagggacaaagtaaataaattcaaaacaaagtataaaaagcaagttgtgtttttttcctcagtaATCTAGCGTACAGTATTACATATCTAAGTGGGTGCAGTAACTGCTTGGGACTCTAAGCGCCGCTGTTCACCTACTTGGAGATAAATGTAACCAAACGCCGTCCGGATACTCAGGGCTACAGCTCACAAAGACCGGCAGATCCCACAAACCAACTGCAGGACTGCAGCGAAACTCTGTCCCTAAATTTTCGACACTCCAGCTTTCGATAAGATCATCTCCATAGCTGCAGCAAAAAGGTAAACAAGACACAAATGCCCAATGAAGATTCTGAGTGGATTCCTTAGCGAAAGAACTATGGCTGCTCCAGGGAATTACCGAGGACTTGGCGAGCTGGTCCTGCTGTGCGCGCTCCTGGGCACGCTGGGGGGGATCGGCAGAGGACAGATCCACTACTCGGTGCCAGAAGAGAGCGACAAAGAATCCTTCGTGGGTAACATCTCCAAGGACCTGGGGCTGGAGCCCCAGGAACTGGCGGAGCGCGGAGTCCGCATCGTCTCTAGAGGTAGGGCGCAGCTCTTTGCTCTGAACCGGAGAAGCGGCAGCTTGGTCACCTCAGGCAGGGTAGACCGGGAGGAGCTCTGCGCTCAGAGCGCGCGGTGTTTTGTAAATATCAACATCCTGGTAGAGGATGGAGGAAAACTTTTTGGGATAGAAATAGAAATCACTGATATAAATGATAACAACCCGAAATTCCAGGTCGAAAATCTGGAAGTAAAAATTAACGAAATCGCTGCGCCTGGAACACGTTATCCACTCCCAGAGGCTGTTGACCCGGATGTGGGCTTGAATTCCCTACAGAGCTACCAGCTCAGCCCCAATCACCACTTCTCCCTGGACGTGCAAACTGGAGACGACGGAACTATAAAcccagagctggtgctggagcgcGCCCTGGACCGCGAGCAAGAGGCTGCTCACCACCTGGTCCTCATCGCCTCCGACGGCGGCGAACCGCCTCGCTCCAGCACAGTGCACATCCAGGTGACAGTGTTGGATACAAACGACAATGCCCCTGTTTTTGCTCAACCGATTTACCGAGTGAAAGTCCCAGAGAACGTGCCCCCGGGCACTCAGCTGCTTACTGTAAGAGCTAGCGACCCGGATGAGGGAGCCAACGGAGAAGTGGCGTATAAATTCTGGAAAATTAGTGAAAAACAATCTCCGTTATTCCAGCTTAATGAAAATACCGGGGAAATAGCAACAGCAAAGAGTCTAGATTATGAAGAGTGTGCATTTTATGAAATGGAAATACAAGCTGAAGATGTGGGGGCACTTCTTGGGAGGACCAAAGTGCTCATTTCTGTGGAAGATGTAAATGACAATAGACCCGAAGTGATCATTACATCTCTGTTTAGCCCAGTCTTGGAAAACACTCTTCCTGGGACAGTAATTGCCTTCTTGAATGTGCATGACCTAGACTCTGGGAAGAATGGTCAAGTTGTCTGTTACACACGTGATAATTTGTCTTTTCAATTAGAAAAATCAATAGATAATTATTATAGATTGGTAACATGGAAATATTTGGACCGAGAAAAGATCTCTATGTACAATATCACAGTGATAGCCTCAGATCTAGGAACCCCGCCTCTATCTACTGAAACTCATATTGCCTTACATGTGGCAGACACCAATGACAATCCACCCACTTTCTCTCATGCCTCCTACTCAGCCTACATCCCGGAGAACAACCCCAGAGGAGCCTCCATCTTCTCTGTGACAGCGCATGATCCTGACAGCGATGAAAATGCACGACTCACTTACTTTCTGATGGAGGACACCATCATGGGGGCACCTCTCTCCTCCTATGTTTCCATCAACTCTGACACTGGTGTCCTGTATGCGCTGAGCTCTTTCGATTATGAGCAGATCCGAGACTTGCAGCTA is a genomic window containing:
- the LOC131406644 gene encoding protocadherin gamma-A8 isoform X3, encoding MKILSGFLSERTMAAPGNYRGLGELVLLCALLGTLGGIGRGQIHYSVPEESDKESFVGNISKDLGLEPQELAERGVRIVSRGRAQLFALNRRSGSLVTSGRVDREELCAQSARCFVNINILVEDGGKLFGIEIEITDINDNNPKFQVENLEVKINEIAAPGTRYPLPEAVDPDVGLNSLQSYQLSPNHHFSLDVQTGDDGTINPELVLERALDREQEAAHHLVLIASDGGEPPRSSTVHIQVTVLDTNDNAPVFAQPIYRVKVPENVPPGTQLLTVRASDPDEGANGEVAYKFWKISEKQSPLFQLNENTGEIATAKSLDYEECAFYEMEIQAEDVGALLGRTKVLISVEDVNDNRPEVIITSLFSPVLENTLPGTVIAFLNVHDLDSGKNGQVVCYTRDNLSFQLEKSIDNYYRLVTWKYLDREKISMYNITVIASDLGTPPLSTETHIALHVADTNDNPPTFSHASYSAYIPENNPRGASIFSVTAHDPDSDENARLTYFLMEDTIMGAPLSSYVSINSDTGVLYALSSFDYEQIRDLQLLVIASDNGDSPLSSNVSLSLYVLDQNDNAPETLYPVLPSDGSTGIELVPRSAEPGYLVTKVVAVDRDSGQNAWLSYRLLKASEPGLFTVGLHTGEVRTARALLDRDALKQSLVVAVQDHGQPPLSATVTLTMAVADSIPDVLADLSSIRTPANSDDSDLTLYLVVAVAAVSCVFLAFVIVLLALRLRCWHRSHLLQTSGGRLVGVPTSHFVGVDGVGAFLQTYSHEVSLTGGSRKSHLIFPKPNYSDTLISQESCEKKDPLLTSIDFQECTDKAAAVQQAPPNTDWRFSQAQRPGTSGSQNGDETGTWPNNQFDTEMLQAMILASASEAADGSSTLGGGAGTMGLSARYGPQFTLQHVPDYRQNVYIPGSNATLTNAAGKRDGKAPAGGNGNKKKSGKKEKK
- the LOC131406856 gene encoding LOW QUALITY PROTEIN: protocadherin gamma-B4-like (The sequence of the model RefSeq protein was modified relative to this genomic sequence to represent the inferred CDS: deleted 1 base in 1 codon); protein product: MGSGAGEKGWAERRSVLFPFLLSLFCPAALSEQIRYRIPEEMPKGSVVGNLAKDVGLSVLELPTRKLRVSSEKPYFTVSAESGELLVSSRLDREQICGKKPACALEFEAVAENPLNFHHVNVEIEDINDHTPKFMQNSFELQISESTKPGARFILGSAHDADIGTNSLQNYQLSPTDHFLLVNKEKLDGSKYPELVLKMPLDREEKRSYHLILTALDFGDPPLSSTVQIQVLVTDANDNPPVFSQELYRVGLPENVFPGTTVLRVSATDQDEGVNAEITFSFTEAGHITEFDLNSNTGEITILNTLDFEEVKEYSIVLEARDGGGMIAQCTVEIEVLDVNDHVPEVIFQSLPDLIMEDTSLGTHIALLKIRDKDSGHNGEVICKLEGVVPFKLLSSSRNTYKLVTDGVLDRELTPEYNVTITATDRGKPSLSSSTTITLHIGDVNDNAPIFDFEQASYLVHVAENNPPGASIAQVSASDPDLGPNGRVSYSILASDLEPRALSSYVSVSAQSGVVFAQRAFDHEQLRAFDHEQLRAFELTLQARDQGSPALSANVSLRVLVGDRNDNAPRVLYPALGPDGSALFDTVPRAAQPGYLVTKVVAVDADSGHNAWLSYHVLQASEPGLFSLGLRTGEVRTARALGDRDSARQRLLVAVRDGGQPPLAATATLHLVFADSLQEVLPDLSDRPVHSDPQAELQFYLVVALALISVLFLLAVILAIALRLRRSSSPTAWGCFQPGLCIKSGPVVPPNYSEGTLPYSYNLCIAHTGKTEFNFLNCNEQLSSGGDILRSDLSGALFPLCNSSESAFHQVSFL